The proteins below come from a single Alosa sapidissima isolate fAloSap1 chromosome 23, fAloSap1.pri, whole genome shotgun sequence genomic window:
- the LOC121698011 gene encoding trichohyalin-like isoform X6, whose product MMSAHLYKEGWESYLGSRLERAQVVLVDHIEEIQLQLDKKFQCMEMELHTNINNTPIVQMCSMENTTRKVMAEKLQQGDIQRGSADRKRQMNGGEIESKKTLREKVEMQWAKERREEELWRTEKRMKDAERLREETRRGKEVASQQKKEQRLRERESQITTQIIKERARLLEQENVRERMERDRQTEESRLKELTKDIEREKERLLDEEWKRENVENERKREEKKLNELVKVILKEKERLTEQERKMEKVQSERQRDEDRLRELVKDVLKEKERLIDEERRREKVENERKREENRLNELAKDVLKEKERLIDEERRREKVENERKREENRLNELAKVLEKERERVFEEQKKMEKVQSERQRDEDRLRELATNLQQEKERRIEEEKKRKKLEIKRKKEEDRRIELIKAAEKEREKLLEEEKKRDQLEMESKQLREVIITLEKQKEWMITEEKKRETIERERKREENRLRELVTAIEKAKERLVEEERKRENVWSERKREEGLLKELAVAFEKEKEKQREEEQKTKKLEAERQRQEDHVRELAQIVENETAKLEYVEGKRELLVTEAKRMADRLRKLLAAIERGKERLIEEEVKLQEVETERKKEEDRLRAMIMATEKDKARLRDDESKRLLMAGERRREKDQSKELTTVTEKENLMERDRDKEEDCLAELKRGIQTYRIQQEDVMTKEMGRDRRQEDSLRHFETERSKDKERLIEEQKREEMEENETEKQKNKNDTEKQKQREKELEAGRERQKEATKTTDTDSQSAKEEIVRKEERTNNELEGVTKAKADRPNEFNLSVDIETERLAEGNGKREEIEREGERQDTKQKAEVTKMDEELEMERMRLVEQRKKDLEIQRQEMDRKWQERVKELNTKWQEIERQNQEQREKELETASRREIETLKDMEIKETDSQGQGEEMEEGKKCESVKVESEAKKKMELEKKNAHERQEEMKKKQEERQRMAEKKQREKELKKKQLEEAKQKTLQKQSDEDKRKRGEMERQKNNNAKHLQTKAKEKPFPKCKDYSIFCVQK is encoded by the exons ATG ATGAGTGCGCATCTTTACAAGGAAGGCTGGGAGAGTTACCTGGGCTCCAGGTTAGAAAGAGCCCAGGTGGTCCTGGTGGACCACATAGAGGAGATTCAGCTGCAGCTGGACAAAAAGTTTCAATGTATGGAGATGGAGCTCCATACAAACATCAACAACACTCCAATCGTCCAGATGTGCTCCATGGAGAACACAACCAGAAAGGTTATGGCTGAGAAGCTGCAG CAGGGGGACATACAAAGAGGAAGTGCCGATAGAAAGAGACAGATGAatggaggagagatagagagcaagaAGACTCTGAGAGAGAAGGTGGAAATGCAATGGGCAAAAGAGAGACGGGAGGAAGAGCTGTGGAGAACGGAGAAAAGGATGAAAGATGCAGAAAGACTGAGAGAGGAAACGAGACGAGGAAAGGAGGTTGCAAGTCAACAAAAGAAGGAGCAAAgattgagagagcgagagagtcaGATCACCACACAGATTATTAAAGAAAGAGCGAGATTACTGGAACAAGAGAATGTTAGAGAAAGAATGGAGcgcgacagacagacagaggaaagCAGACTGAAAGAGTTGACTAAagacattgagagagagaaagagagactcctGGATGAAGAGTGGAAAAGAGAAAATgtggagaatgagagaaagagagaggagaagaagttGAATGAGTTAGTCAAagtaattctgaaggagaaagagagattgactGAGCAGGAGAGGAAAATGGAAAAAGtgcagagcgagagacagagagatgaagacagactgagagagtTGGTCAAAGACGttctgaaagagaaagagagacttattgatgaagagaggagaagagaaaaggtggagaatgagagaaagagagaggaaaatagaCTGAATGAGTTGGCCAAAGACGttctgaaagagaaagagagacttattgatgaagagaggagaagagaaaaggtggagaatgagagaaagagagaggaaaatagaCTGAATGAGTTGGCTAAAGTattggagaaggagagagagagagtctttgaGGAACAAAAGAAAATGGAAAAAGtgcagagtgagagacagagagatgaagacagactgagagagtTGGCCACAAATCTtcagcaggagaaagagagacgtatcgaagaagaaaagaaaagaaaaaagttgGAGatcaagagaaagaaagaggaggacaGACGGATCGAGCTGATCAAAGcagctgagaaagagagagagaaacttttggaagaagagaaaaaaagagaccagCTGGAGATGGAGAGCAAACAACTAAGGGAGGTAATCATCACCCTGGAAAAACAAAAAGAGTGGATGATAacagaggaaaagaagagagaaaccatagagagagagagaaaacgagaggAAAACAGACTGAGAGAGTTGGTCACCGCaatagaaaaggcaaaagagagACTGgtagaagaagaaagaaagagagaaaatgtttggagtgagagaaagagagaagaaggcCTGTTAAAAGAGTTGGCCGTAGCTtttgagaaagagaaggagaaacagagggaagaggagcagaaaacaaaaaagctggaggctgagagacagagacaggaggACCATGTCAGAGAGTTGGCTCAAATAGTTGAGAATGAAACAGCAAAGCTGGAATATgtagagggaaaaagagaactGCTGGTGACAGAGGCCAAGAGAATGGCAGACCGATTGAGAAAGTTACTTGCAGCAATTGAAAGGGGGAAAGAAAGATTAATTGAGGAAGAAGTTAAGCTACAAGAGGtggagactgagagaaagaaagaggaggacaGGTTAAGAGCGATGATCATGGCTACTGAGAAAGACAAAGCAAGACTGAGGGACGATGAAAGTAAGAGACTACTAATGGCAggcgagagaaggagagaaaaagatcaATCAAAGGAGTTGACCACAGTAACCGAGAAAGAGAAcctgatggagagagacagagataaagaGGAAGACTGTCTGGCTGAATTGAAGAGAggcatacagacatacagaatACAACAAGAGGATGTTATGACAAAAGAAATGGGGAGAGACAGAAGGCAAGAAGATTCATTGAGACATTTTGAAACCGAAAGGTCCAAAGACAAGGAGCGACTGATTGAAGAGcagaaaagagaggaaatggaagagaatgaaacagaaaaacaaaaaaacaaaaatgacacagaaaaacaaaaacagagagagaaggagcttgaggctgggagagaaagacagaaagaagcgACCAagacaacagacacagacagccaGAGCGCAAAGGAAGAAATAgtaagaaaggaagaaaggacaAACAATGAACTTGAAGGGGTGACGAAGGCAAAGGCAGACAGACCGAATGAGTTTAACCTCTCAGTGgacatagagacagagagactggcGGAAGGAAATGGGAAgagggaagagatagagagagaaggcgaGAGACAAGACACAAAGCAGAAAGCAGAAGTAACAAAGATGGACGAGGAGCTGgaaatggagagaatgagaCTAGTGGAGCAGAGGAAGAAAGACCTGGAAATTCAGAGGCAAGAGATGGACAGAAAGTGGCAAGAGAGGGTGAAGGAATTAAACACCAAGTGGCAAGAAATTGAGAGGCAAAaccaagaacagagagagaaagagcttgAAACGGCGAGCAGAAGAGAGATTGAAACACTGAAAGACATGGAAATaaaagagacagacagccaAGGACAGGGAGAAGAAATGGAAGAAGGAAAGAAGTGTGAGTCTGTGAAAGTGGAGTCcgaagctaaaaagaaaatggaaTTGGAGAAGAAAAATGCACATGAGAGGCAAgaagaaatgaaaaagaaacaggaggaaagacagagaatggcagaaaagaaacagagagaga aagagctgaAGAAAAAACAACTGGAGGAAGCCAAACAGAAAACGCTCCAGAAACAGAGCGATGAAGACAAAAGGAAGAGGGGGGAGATggaaagacagaaaaacaaTAACGCCAAGCACCTCCAGACGAAAGCCAAAGAGAAACCATTTCCAAAGTGCAAAG acTACTCCATCTTCTGTGTCCAGAAGTGA
- the LOC121698011 gene encoding trichohyalin-like isoform X4 encodes MMSAHLYKEGWESYLGSRLERAQVVLVDHIEEIQLQLDKKFQCMEMELHTNINNTPIVQKLQGDIQRGSADRKRQMNGGEIESKKTLREKVEMQWAKERREEELWRTEKRMKDAERLREETRRGKEVASQQKKEQRLRERESQITTQIIKERARLLEQENVRERMERDRQTEESRLKELTKDIEREKERLLDEEWKRENVENERKREEKKLNELVKVILKEKERLTEQERKMEKVQSERQRDEDRLRELVKDVLKEKERLIDEERRREKVENERKREENRLNELAKDVLKEKERLIDEERRREKVENERKREENRLNELAKVLEKERERVFEEQKKMEKVQSERQRDEDRLRELATNLQQEKERRIEEEKKRKKLEIKRKKEEDRRIELIKAAEKEREKLLEEEKKRDQLEMESKQLREVIITLEKQKEWMITEEKKRETIERERKREENRLRELVTAIEKAKERLVEEERKRENVWSERKREEGLLKELAVAFEKEKEKQREEEQKTKKLEAERQRQEDHVRELAQIVENETAKLEYVEGKRELLVTEAKRMADRLRKLLAAIERGKERLIEEEVKLQEVETERKKEEDRLRAMIMATEKDKARLRDDESKRLLMAGERRREKDQSKELTTVTEKENLMERDRDKEEDCLAELKRGIQTYRIQQEDVMTKEMGRDRRQEDSLRHFETERSKDKERLIEEQKREEMEENETEKQKNKNDTEKQKQREKELEAGRERQKEATKTTDTDSQSAKEEIVRKEERTNNELEGVTKAKADRPNEFNLSVDIETERLAEGNGKREEIEREGERQDTKQKAEVTKMDEELEMERMRLVEQRKKDLEIQRQEMDRKWQERVKELNTKWQEIERQNQEQREKELETASRREIETLKDMEIKETDSQGQGEEMEEGKKCESVKVESEAKKKMELEKKNAHERQEEMKKKQEERQRMAEKKQREKELKKKEEESQRMAEKKQREEELKKKQLEEAKQKTLQKQSDEDKRKRGEMERQKNNNAKHLQTKAKEKPFPKCKDYSIFCVQK; translated from the exons ATG ATGAGTGCGCATCTTTACAAGGAAGGCTGGGAGAGTTACCTGGGCTCCAGGTTAGAAAGAGCCCAGGTGGTCCTGGTGGACCACATAGAGGAGATTCAGCTGCAGCTGGACAAAAAGTTTCAATGTATGGAGATGGAGCTCCATACAAACATCAACAACACTCCAATCGTCCAG AAGCTGCAG GGGGACATACAAAGAGGAAGTGCCGATAGAAAGAGACAGATGAatggaggagagatagagagcaagaAGACTCTGAGAGAGAAGGTGGAAATGCAATGGGCAAAAGAGAGACGGGAGGAAGAGCTGTGGAGAACGGAGAAAAGGATGAAAGATGCAGAAAGACTGAGAGAGGAAACGAGACGAGGAAAGGAGGTTGCAAGTCAACAAAAGAAGGAGCAAAgattgagagagcgagagagtcaGATCACCACACAGATTATTAAAGAAAGAGCGAGATTACTGGAACAAGAGAATGTTAGAGAAAGAATGGAGcgcgacagacagacagaggaaagCAGACTGAAAGAGTTGACTAAagacattgagagagagaaagagagactcctGGATGAAGAGTGGAAAAGAGAAAATgtggagaatgagagaaagagagaggagaagaagttGAATGAGTTAGTCAAagtaattctgaaggagaaagagagattgactGAGCAGGAGAGGAAAATGGAAAAAGtgcagagcgagagacagagagatgaagacagactgagagagtTGGTCAAAGACGttctgaaagagaaagagagacttattgatgaagagaggagaagagaaaaggtggagaatgagagaaagagagaggaaaatagaCTGAATGAGTTGGCCAAAGACGttctgaaagagaaagagagacttattgatgaagagaggagaagagaaaaggtggagaatgagagaaagagagaggaaaatagaCTGAATGAGTTGGCTAAAGTattggagaaggagagagagagagtctttgaGGAACAAAAGAAAATGGAAAAAGtgcagagtgagagacagagagatgaagacagactgagagagtTGGCCACAAATCTtcagcaggagaaagagagacgtatcgaagaagaaaagaaaagaaaaaagttgGAGatcaagagaaagaaagaggaggacaGACGGATCGAGCTGATCAAAGcagctgagaaagagagagagaaacttttggaagaagagaaaaaaagagaccagCTGGAGATGGAGAGCAAACAACTAAGGGAGGTAATCATCACCCTGGAAAAACAAAAAGAGTGGATGATAacagaggaaaagaagagagaaaccatagagagagagagaaaacgagaggAAAACAGACTGAGAGAGTTGGTCACCGCaatagaaaaggcaaaagagagACTGgtagaagaagaaagaaagagagaaaatgtttggagtgagagaaagagagaagaaggcCTGTTAAAAGAGTTGGCCGTAGCTtttgagaaagagaaggagaaacagagggaagaggagcagaaaacaaaaaagctggaggctgagagacagagacaggaggACCATGTCAGAGAGTTGGCTCAAATAGTTGAGAATGAAACAGCAAAGCTGGAATATgtagagggaaaaagagaactGCTGGTGACAGAGGCCAAGAGAATGGCAGACCGATTGAGAAAGTTACTTGCAGCAATTGAAAGGGGGAAAGAAAGATTAATTGAGGAAGAAGTTAAGCTACAAGAGGtggagactgagagaaagaaagaggaggacaGGTTAAGAGCGATGATCATGGCTACTGAGAAAGACAAAGCAAGACTGAGGGACGATGAAAGTAAGAGACTACTAATGGCAggcgagagaaggagagaaaaagatcaATCAAAGGAGTTGACCACAGTAACCGAGAAAGAGAAcctgatggagagagacagagataaagaGGAAGACTGTCTGGCTGAATTGAAGAGAggcatacagacatacagaatACAACAAGAGGATGTTATGACAAAAGAAATGGGGAGAGACAGAAGGCAAGAAGATTCATTGAGACATTTTGAAACCGAAAGGTCCAAAGACAAGGAGCGACTGATTGAAGAGcagaaaagagaggaaatggaagagaatgaaacagaaaaacaaaaaaacaaaaatgacacagaaaaacaaaaacagagagagaaggagcttgaggctgggagagaaagacagaaagaagcgACCAagacaacagacacagacagccaGAGCGCAAAGGAAGAAATAgtaagaaaggaagaaaggacaAACAATGAACTTGAAGGGGTGACGAAGGCAAAGGCAGACAGACCGAATGAGTTTAACCTCTCAGTGgacatagagacagagagactggcGGAAGGAAATGGGAAgagggaagagatagagagagaaggcgaGAGACAAGACACAAAGCAGAAAGCAGAAGTAACAAAGATGGACGAGGAGCTGgaaatggagagaatgagaCTAGTGGAGCAGAGGAAGAAAGACCTGGAAATTCAGAGGCAAGAGATGGACAGAAAGTGGCAAGAGAGGGTGAAGGAATTAAACACCAAGTGGCAAGAAATTGAGAGGCAAAaccaagaacagagagagaaagagcttgAAACGGCGAGCAGAAGAGAGATTGAAACACTGAAAGACATGGAAATaaaagagacagacagccaAGGACAGGGAGAAGAAATGGAAGAAGGAAAGAAGTGTGAGTCTGTGAAAGTGGAGTCcgaagctaaaaagaaaatggaaTTGGAGAAGAAAAATGCACATGAGAGGCAAgaagaaatgaaaaagaaacaggaggaaagacagagaatggcagaaaagaaacagagagagaaagagctgaaaaaGAAGGAGGAAGAAAGTCAAAGAATGGcagaaaagaaacagagagaggaagagctgaAGAAAAAACAACTGGAGGAAGCCAAACAGAAAACGCTCCAGAAACAGAGCGATGAAGACAAAAGGAAGAGGGGGGAGATggaaagacagaaaaacaaTAACGCCAAGCACCTCCAGACGAAAGCCAAAGAGAAACCATTTCCAAAGTGCAAAG acTACTCCATCTTCTGTGTCCAGAAGTGA
- the LOC121698011 gene encoding trichohyalin-like isoform X3 — MMSAHLYKEGWESYLGSRLERAQVVLVDHIEEIQLQLDKKFQCMEMELHTNINNTPIVQKLQQGDIQRGSADRKRQMNGGEIESKKTLREKVEMQWAKERREEELWRTEKRMKDAERLREETRRGKEVASQQKKEQRLRERESQITTQIIKERARLLEQENVRERMERDRQTEESRLKELTKDIEREKERLLDEEWKRENVENERKREEKKLNELVKVILKEKERLTEQERKMEKVQSERQRDEDRLRELVKDVLKEKERLIDEERRREKVENERKREENRLNELAKDVLKEKERLIDEERRREKVENERKREENRLNELAKVLEKERERVFEEQKKMEKVQSERQRDEDRLRELATNLQQEKERRIEEEKKRKKLEIKRKKEEDRRIELIKAAEKEREKLLEEEKKRDQLEMESKQLREVIITLEKQKEWMITEEKKRETIERERKREENRLRELVTAIEKAKERLVEEERKRENVWSERKREEGLLKELAVAFEKEKEKQREEEQKTKKLEAERQRQEDHVRELAQIVENETAKLEYVEGKRELLVTEAKRMADRLRKLLAAIERGKERLIEEEVKLQEVETERKKEEDRLRAMIMATEKDKARLRDDESKRLLMAGERRREKDQSKELTTVTEKENLMERDRDKEEDCLAELKRGIQTYRIQQEDVMTKEMGRDRRQEDSLRHFETERSKDKERLIEEQKREEMEENETEKQKNKNDTEKQKQREKELEAGRERQKEATKTTDTDSQSAKEEIVRKEERTNNELEGVTKAKADRPNEFNLSVDIETERLAEGNGKREEIEREGERQDTKQKAEVTKMDEELEMERMRLVEQRKKDLEIQRQEMDRKWQERVKELNTKWQEIERQNQEQREKELETASRREIETLKDMEIKETDSQGQGEEMEEGKKCESVKVESEAKKKMELEKKNAHERQEEMKKKQEERQRMAEKKQREKELKKKEEESQRMAEKKQREEELKKKQLEEAKQKTLQKQSDEDKRKRGEMERQKNNNAKHLQTKAKEKPFPKCKDYSIFCVQK; from the exons ATG ATGAGTGCGCATCTTTACAAGGAAGGCTGGGAGAGTTACCTGGGCTCCAGGTTAGAAAGAGCCCAGGTGGTCCTGGTGGACCACATAGAGGAGATTCAGCTGCAGCTGGACAAAAAGTTTCAATGTATGGAGATGGAGCTCCATACAAACATCAACAACACTCCAATCGTCCAG AAGCTGCAG CAGGGGGACATACAAAGAGGAAGTGCCGATAGAAAGAGACAGATGAatggaggagagatagagagcaagaAGACTCTGAGAGAGAAGGTGGAAATGCAATGGGCAAAAGAGAGACGGGAGGAAGAGCTGTGGAGAACGGAGAAAAGGATGAAAGATGCAGAAAGACTGAGAGAGGAAACGAGACGAGGAAAGGAGGTTGCAAGTCAACAAAAGAAGGAGCAAAgattgagagagcgagagagtcaGATCACCACACAGATTATTAAAGAAAGAGCGAGATTACTGGAACAAGAGAATGTTAGAGAAAGAATGGAGcgcgacagacagacagaggaaagCAGACTGAAAGAGTTGACTAAagacattgagagagagaaagagagactcctGGATGAAGAGTGGAAAAGAGAAAATgtggagaatgagagaaagagagaggagaagaagttGAATGAGTTAGTCAAagtaattctgaaggagaaagagagattgactGAGCAGGAGAGGAAAATGGAAAAAGtgcagagcgagagacagagagatgaagacagactgagagagtTGGTCAAAGACGttctgaaagagaaagagagacttattgatgaagagaggagaagagaaaaggtggagaatgagagaaagagagaggaaaatagaCTGAATGAGTTGGCCAAAGACGttctgaaagagaaagagagacttattgatgaagagaggagaagagaaaaggtggagaatgagagaaagagagaggaaaatagaCTGAATGAGTTGGCTAAAGTattggagaaggagagagagagagtctttgaGGAACAAAAGAAAATGGAAAAAGtgcagagtgagagacagagagatgaagacagactgagagagtTGGCCACAAATCTtcagcaggagaaagagagacgtatcgaagaagaaaagaaaagaaaaaagttgGAGatcaagagaaagaaagaggaggacaGACGGATCGAGCTGATCAAAGcagctgagaaagagagagagaaacttttggaagaagagaaaaaaagagaccagCTGGAGATGGAGAGCAAACAACTAAGGGAGGTAATCATCACCCTGGAAAAACAAAAAGAGTGGATGATAacagaggaaaagaagagagaaaccatagagagagagagaaaacgagaggAAAACAGACTGAGAGAGTTGGTCACCGCaatagaaaaggcaaaagagagACTGgtagaagaagaaagaaagagagaaaatgtttggagtgagagaaagagagaagaaggcCTGTTAAAAGAGTTGGCCGTAGCTtttgagaaagagaaggagaaacagagggaagaggagcagaaaacaaaaaagctggaggctgagagacagagacaggaggACCATGTCAGAGAGTTGGCTCAAATAGTTGAGAATGAAACAGCAAAGCTGGAATATgtagagggaaaaagagaactGCTGGTGACAGAGGCCAAGAGAATGGCAGACCGATTGAGAAAGTTACTTGCAGCAATTGAAAGGGGGAAAGAAAGATTAATTGAGGAAGAAGTTAAGCTACAAGAGGtggagactgagagaaagaaagaggaggacaGGTTAAGAGCGATGATCATGGCTACTGAGAAAGACAAAGCAAGACTGAGGGACGATGAAAGTAAGAGACTACTAATGGCAggcgagagaaggagagaaaaagatcaATCAAAGGAGTTGACCACAGTAACCGAGAAAGAGAAcctgatggagagagacagagataaagaGGAAGACTGTCTGGCTGAATTGAAGAGAggcatacagacatacagaatACAACAAGAGGATGTTATGACAAAAGAAATGGGGAGAGACAGAAGGCAAGAAGATTCATTGAGACATTTTGAAACCGAAAGGTCCAAAGACAAGGAGCGACTGATTGAAGAGcagaaaagagaggaaatggaagagaatgaaacagaaaaacaaaaaaacaaaaatgacacagaaaaacaaaaacagagagagaaggagcttgaggctgggagagaaagacagaaagaagcgACCAagacaacagacacagacagccaGAGCGCAAAGGAAGAAATAgtaagaaaggaagaaaggacaAACAATGAACTTGAAGGGGTGACGAAGGCAAAGGCAGACAGACCGAATGAGTTTAACCTCTCAGTGgacatagagacagagagactggcGGAAGGAAATGGGAAgagggaagagatagagagagaaggcgaGAGACAAGACACAAAGCAGAAAGCAGAAGTAACAAAGATGGACGAGGAGCTGgaaatggagagaatgagaCTAGTGGAGCAGAGGAAGAAAGACCTGGAAATTCAGAGGCAAGAGATGGACAGAAAGTGGCAAGAGAGGGTGAAGGAATTAAACACCAAGTGGCAAGAAATTGAGAGGCAAAaccaagaacagagagagaaagagcttgAAACGGCGAGCAGAAGAGAGATTGAAACACTGAAAGACATGGAAATaaaagagacagacagccaAGGACAGGGAGAAGAAATGGAAGAAGGAAAGAAGTGTGAGTCTGTGAAAGTGGAGTCcgaagctaaaaagaaaatggaaTTGGAGAAGAAAAATGCACATGAGAGGCAAgaagaaatgaaaaagaaacaggaggaaagacagagaatggcagaaaagaaacagagagagaaagagctgaaaaaGAAGGAGGAAGAAAGTCAAAGAATGGcagaaaagaaacagagagaggaagagctgaAGAAAAAACAACTGGAGGAAGCCAAACAGAAAACGCTCCAGAAACAGAGCGATGAAGACAAAAGGAAGAGGGGGGAGATggaaagacagaaaaacaaTAACGCCAAGCACCTCCAGACGAAAGCCAAAGAGAAACCATTTCCAAAGTGCAAAG acTACTCCATCTTCTGTGTCCAGAAGTGA